Proteins from a genomic interval of Rubinisphaera italica:
- a CDS encoding methyltransferase domain-containing protein — MDDPDLDRAEHAMALQGLARINLVTCSTRMLWRNILTLSQETEKPLSVLDVACGGGDVLLTLAKKGQAAGCNMKWIACDLSPTAIETTASHFEAAQLPVETHIQNALEPDHSLQADVVFCSLFLHHLSEDQAIELLKSMASRAERLVLVSDLRRSRWGYQLAWWGTRLLSRSKIVHVDGPRSVEAAYTEQEVHSLAQQAGLENETVTRFWPERFLLKWKVSV; from the coding sequence ATGGATGATCCCGATTTGGATCGAGCCGAACATGCAATGGCATTACAGGGACTCGCTCGGATCAATCTGGTGACGTGCAGCACACGCATGCTATGGCGGAACATACTCACGCTTTCTCAGGAAACGGAAAAACCTCTGTCGGTATTGGATGTCGCCTGTGGTGGCGGTGATGTTCTGCTGACTTTGGCAAAAAAAGGACAGGCCGCCGGCTGCAACATGAAGTGGATCGCCTGCGATTTAAGTCCGACCGCCATTGAAACGACGGCCAGTCATTTTGAAGCGGCTCAGTTGCCTGTTGAAACGCACATACAAAATGCACTGGAACCTGACCATTCCCTCCAGGCCGATGTCGTCTTCTGCTCTTTATTTCTGCATCATTTATCGGAAGATCAAGCTATTGAATTACTGAAAAGCATGGCATCCAGAGCAGAACGACTGGTTCTGGTGAGTGATCTCCGCCGTAGCCGATGGGGTTATCAACTGGCCTGGTGGGGCACGCGACTGTTGTCCCGTTCAAAGATCGTTCATGTGGATGGTCCTCGATCTGTCGAAGCCGCTTACACTGAACAGGAAGTTCATTCTCTGGCTCAGCAGGCTGGACTGGAGAATGAAACGGTGACTCGATTCTGGCCGGAACGTTTTTTACTGAAGTGGAAGGTTTCTGTTTGA
- a CDS encoding type III polyketide synthase produces MRAFSTKVLMKIIAIGTATPKHVATMEDRFQISQKMYRGSEKERRVLPKLYEKSRVQQRHSCILGSSSGDLMERQSLYESVEEQPDYLGPDTLKRMQAYQEHATPLAVNACQQAFEMANLNPNRITDLVTVSCSGFHAPGFDLDLIEQLPLKRSTSRTHVGFMGCHGGLNGLRTAAAYTNSNPDSAVLLCATELCTLHYQYEGGADQIVANALFADGAMAVIGLPDSSNHAPQTGWRVAASTSYVIPDSVEMMSWSIGNQGFEMTLSSALPQLIYDHIKPWLSQWLATHDLSIEEIRGWAVHPGGPRILAAFQEAVELPADALRHSYDILQNYGNMSSATVFFILQQMMQDENHLPCLVLGFGPGITVEAALLLPI; encoded by the coding sequence ATCCGAGCCTTCTCGACGAAAGTACTGATGAAAATAATTGCGATTGGAACAGCGACTCCAAAACATGTCGCCACAATGGAAGACCGGTTTCAAATCTCTCAGAAAATGTATCGAGGCTCCGAGAAGGAGCGTCGTGTGCTGCCTAAGTTGTATGAAAAATCCCGAGTCCAGCAACGACACAGTTGCATTTTGGGATCTTCCAGCGGCGACTTGATGGAGCGGCAAAGTCTCTATGAATCCGTTGAAGAACAACCCGATTATCTCGGCCCGGATACCTTAAAACGGATGCAGGCGTATCAGGAACATGCGACCCCACTGGCGGTAAATGCTTGCCAGCAGGCATTTGAAATGGCGAATCTGAACCCCAATCGTATTACTGATCTCGTCACCGTTTCCTGCAGTGGATTTCATGCTCCGGGATTTGATCTCGATCTGATTGAACAGTTGCCATTGAAGCGTTCGACTTCGAGGACACATGTCGGATTTATGGGCTGTCATGGTGGACTTAACGGCTTGCGGACGGCGGCCGCTTATACAAATTCTAATCCGGACTCAGCAGTTCTCTTGTGTGCGACAGAGTTATGCACACTGCATTATCAGTACGAAGGGGGAGCGGATCAGATTGTTGCGAATGCATTGTTTGCTGATGGAGCCATGGCGGTGATTGGACTTCCAGACTCATCAAATCATGCACCTCAAACCGGTTGGCGGGTCGCTGCTTCAACATCGTATGTCATTCCTGATTCTGTGGAAATGATGTCCTGGTCGATCGGTAACCAAGGGTTTGAAATGACACTTTCTTCCGCATTACCCCAATTGATTTACGACCACATTAAACCCTGGCTCAGTCAGTGGCTTGCCACGCACGATCTCTCCATTGAGGAAATTCGTGGTTGGGCTGTCCACCCTGGTGGACCGAGAATTCTGGCAGCTTTTCAGGAAGCCGTCGAATTGCCAGCAGACGCATTGAGGCATTCCTACGACATCCTGCAAAATTACGGGAACATGAGTTCGGCGACCGTCTTCTTCATTCTCCAGCAAATGATGCAAGACGAGAATCATCTCCCATGCCTGGTTCTAGGTTTTGGACCAGGCATCACGGTCGAAGCTGCTTTGTTATTACCCATTTAA
- a CDS encoding NAD(P)/FAD-dependent oxidoreductase, which produces MNQSITDISLTKAATQLWDVVVIGAGPAGAASAFLLAQEGFKVLIVEKKTFPRAKVCGCCLSGRAVRQLEHLGLSEVLTRAIPLKSFVLKSASQSVRLPTAGGVVLSRAELDYNLLQRAVSAGADLIQGSTAILGQVNDHSRTITLQSPAETILLEAKLILCCSGLGEIPNNSGEEIPVDVEKNSKIGVAAIVDSGNWIESQTIEMIVDRAGYVGLVQLEDGKLNLAAALNRAIIKQAGGVTQVISGMLERTGFGTKLSAFAPQWQGTLPITRQLRCPAFPRTFVLGDAAGYVEPFTGEGMAWAFESAELVQSLAGQAIHNWKPQFVQDWNFHHQKLVRRRQLTCKIIKRMLDTPWLIRPAINLLSIAPQISRPFVRSIHG; this is translated from the coding sequence TTGAATCAATCCATTACAGATATTTCGCTGACAAAAGCAGCTACTCAGTTATGGGACGTGGTCGTTATTGGAGCAGGACCTGCTGGCGCTGCCTCTGCTTTTCTACTCGCCCAAGAGGGATTTAAAGTATTAATTGTCGAAAAGAAAACATTCCCCCGAGCCAAAGTGTGCGGCTGTTGCTTAAGTGGGCGAGCAGTTCGGCAGCTTGAGCATCTGGGATTGTCGGAGGTGCTGACCCGAGCGATTCCTTTGAAATCCTTTGTCTTGAAATCGGCCAGTCAATCCGTTCGATTGCCAACCGCTGGAGGAGTCGTGCTTTCTCGGGCGGAACTCGATTACAATTTGCTGCAAAGGGCCGTCTCTGCAGGGGCAGATCTCATACAGGGAAGCACGGCAATCCTTGGGCAAGTGAACGATCACTCTCGGACTATAACGTTGCAGTCGCCTGCGGAAACTATCTTGCTGGAAGCCAAACTGATTCTCTGCTGCAGTGGATTGGGAGAGATTCCCAACAACTCTGGAGAAGAAATCCCTGTCGATGTCGAAAAGAATTCGAAGATTGGGGTCGCGGCTATTGTGGACTCTGGGAATTGGATTGAAAGTCAGACAATCGAGATGATTGTCGATCGTGCTGGATATGTGGGCCTGGTTCAACTGGAAGATGGAAAATTAAACCTTGCCGCTGCACTGAATCGCGCTATCATCAAGCAGGCAGGTGGAGTGACGCAAGTTATCTCTGGGATGCTTGAGCGGACGGGGTTTGGTACTAAGCTCTCGGCTTTCGCCCCCCAATGGCAGGGAACCTTACCGATTACAAGACAGCTCAGATGCCCTGCATTCCCTCGAACTTTTGTCTTGGGAGATGCTGCAGGTTATGTCGAACCGTTTACAGGTGAAGGCATGGCCTGGGCGTTTGAATCGGCTGAACTGGTTCAGTCTCTGGCCGGACAAGCGATTCATAATTGGAAACCGCAATTTGTACAGGATTGGAATTTCCATCACCAGAAGTTAGTCAGGAGACGGCAACTCACCTGTAAAATTATAAAAAGAATGCTGGATACGCCCTGGCTAATTCGACCGGCAATTAATCTCCTCAGCATAGCCCCGCAGATCTCTCGCCCCTTTGTCCGGTCTATCCACGGATAA